The sequence TTACTAAGTCTATATGTCTTGGTGATAATGACCCGTTTTTAGGTGCATCAGCCTCCATTCAGAAAAGACGGCGTGACCTATTTTCCATTAGTATAAGTCATTAGCAGCCATCAGGTGACCTGGTTTACCAACAAActgtatttttgatattttgaaatattagtAAAGTTATAAGTGTGGACTTACAAattcttgatttttatttaagagCTATcatacaattattttctttaatttactgTGTATGCTAATGTGAATAGTGGAACagacatatttaatgttcatacCACTGAAGAAATACAAGTGTTCTCCTATTTGCTTGTAAAATGGCTGTATTTGCACTATATTTATGATTGGGTTGGTTACTTGTGATTTGACATCTTCTTGTCTCATTCCAGTACATCACTTTTCATACCGGCTGGTCTTTATCCAGTCGACACTCATGACAATATTTGcagtttcatttaaatgttgttgacttggagtttgtttttaaaggatGATCAGATGTTGAGTTGTTTCTTAGAGAACTACAGATAAAAACCGGACACACATTCTTTAGAGAAGAAGACCcagattttaattctttttttttcttctccgtTGTGATTCAGATACTTATATGATTTTAAACTCTACTGTCACATATAATGAGTGAACAAAAATTGAACACAATTACAACCTCATAAGGTCCAGCACATATCAAAATCTGGTCTGGATTGAAGGAATATTCTGGCTCTGGTGATCCAGAATATTCAAAATCCACtccaatttaaataataaagatCCAGATTGACCTGGGATCAGATTGGAGCTGAAACTGATTCAGTCAGGATTAGAATTTTACCTGTAAAGTTCCTGATGTGACCAAAAGGCAGGGAGCCCCTGTCTGACTTGTCAGCCTGTAATTTTATTGTATCGTTGGTTTATTTCAAGAAATACATCTGAAACCTAAAATCATCTGTGCTGGCAGTGGAGAGCTGAAGACCTCTCTGGATGCTGTTCTTGTTCAGATTGTTCTATTCTTGGCTCGTCCCACACTGTATGCTGTTCACACAGCCTGGATGCTTCAGTCGGAGCGCCTGTTAGGAGGCGTTACAGTTTGTACTTGTTGCATTCTGGCTGAACTGTCGTCGCTGCTTTGCTGAAACCAACTCACCGGTggttcttctcctttttgaatttcagaataaaatggCCCCAAATTCCATCCACTGGTTCCGGAAAGGCCTCCGTCTCCATGACAACCCGTCGCTGCGGGAGGCGGTCCAAGGGGCGGGGACAGTGCGCTGTGTTTACTTCCTGGACCCATGGTTCGCAGGCTCCTCCAACGTTGGGGTCAACAGGTGGAGGTaagatgggtttttttggtggggTATTCTGTTGTTCTTTCATATTTGTGCAGGCTGAAGGCACTTGAAATCAAAAACcataaaacaaaatcagattttattctgTAATGAAAGTCCCCAGAAGTCCAGAAGCATCTTGATTATTTGAAACGAtgctatttttcataatttcctTAGCTTGAATCTTCAGTGTAGGCTCGTAGCTAAAGACGTTAGCATACATCCCAGCCAGACCTGTGTTGTGGATAAAATTGATCCTCGTGATCTCTTTATGTgttaattggaaaaaaatataaactcatAGTGTGATCAGCCTCTATCAACTCTGAACCCATATAATGAGGAGGAACTGGAATCACATTAGCCTGATGTGGAtctgagaggtgaaatgttgaGAAGCTGCAATGCTTCAACACACAACATGATGTCAGCATTTCTCTGTTGTAGTGGAGTTGCTGTTCACTTTTGAACTTTAAATAGTCAAACTGGTAAGCGGAGGCTGCTTCTCTTCGTCTtgatgctcctcctcctctttcagtTAGAATTCTTCAGGAATTGAATATGGTTTGCAGGGGGAGATGAAGTTCACAAGCCACATGGCATCTACCTGtcaggctctttttttttttttggatgttgatgttgtaaatgtgatgaaggtgaagtctgttATGATAACatgtcagaaaagaaaagaaactaaataaaaaaaaaagactttaaaagaattaaaatctGAGAGCTGAGGACACCCTCGGCTCTGGGAGTCCTGCTCGACTCCCAGAGCCGAGGGTGTCCTTCTTTAAATTTCGTCTCTATAATCCTTTGTTATCGAGGTCAGTCTGCAGGTGTCTCAGCACCTAGCGGCGGCAGCAGGAGTCCCTTTTAGGAGTAGTTTTACAAGTAGGTTATTAGAAAATGTGTTCAGGTTGCAGGGATAAGTGGTTTCCAAAGCTCTTTCATGTGTCGAGAAAACATGTGAGTTCACGTGAGACTGTGCGTAAACCGTGTCTTCTCTGCAGGGGAGGAGGGTCCCGCTCCAGTGTTCATTGCTCACTGGCCAGTTTTGTTCGGAGATGCTATTTGTGGTTCCCTGAACATGTGCGGTCGATACTGAAGTTGGAGATATCCAACAGATTGTGATGCTAAAAATGTACTCAGATAGCAGGAAACACACGCCATTTGTAGGTCACTTATGAAGCAAATgcacatctttgtgtgtgtcagctaTTCATGATGAAACCGAGTTCAATAAACTCCAGTTACGAAATGATGACTTTGCTGAAACAGgcttaatgttttttaaaatatatctcATTAAGTAAATTAAAGTAGTTGTTTAATctccttcagctgctgtgaTACCTGCAGTCCATCATCCAATTAAAACTGTTATTTTGAGCTTAAACCGCAACCCCATATGTTCCGTAGGTCTGTTGTCCATGCATCCCCTGCATTACAATGCTCCCGTCTATCACAACTTgggaatgagaaaaaaattatggaGTAATACCAGAACTGAAGGAGGTCATTTCTGGACCCAGGtccataaaaattatttcacataCTGTTGATTAAAACAAGCAACTTCTAGGGGGaaggtgccttgctcaaggacagttctcaggaggtgaactggcacctccccaCTGCCATTTCACACTCAGTACTTTTTGGTCCACTTGGGCTTTGAACCGTCAACCCACCGGTTTCCAGCCCAAggcccagtggactgagctactgccgtcCTTAAAAAACTTCATTACACCACAGTTACAAGAACAAGAAATTAATTCGTTGTGAACTGTTTGTAATGAGTTCCCTAACTCATTATTCACTCATTAGTGACTCAATATTAATTCCTCACTAACTCATGACAAAGCAGTCTTGAGTCATTGCGttcccattttttcccctccaaTATTGTGAAAAATAAGGATGAATAAGACAGACAGAGTGTGTCTTTCTCCTTTTATGTGCTGAGATTCATCCTTGACCCACTTTCTTAGTGTAAAGATGATTAAAAGGTCATGTTGGGTAACGATATATTGGGAGGTTTCTGACATGTAGGTCTTTCTGTGTACCTGTAAAAAATGGTACCTTTCTCTCAAAGAGAAAATACAGCTTCAGCTGTTGGATATTGCTTTATGGCATTCTTCATCCTTGAGTAACCAGTTAGTAGGAAACCATCTACTGGATCAGTCTTTTAGGAGGGAACCAACTAGTGGATGGGTCTGTTAGGAGGGAACCAATTGGTGGATGGGTCTGTTAGTATGTAACCAGCTATTGGATGCAATGATGCTGATGTGTTTATCCAGTTTTAATAGAGAGTGTTCAGTTATTGTGGATGAATTATTACTACCCTTGTGTTTCATGGGAAGCTTTGTCCTTGAATAAAGCAATTCGAGTTGGAGGAGAACATTGAATTTTTATGAATCTAACTAATCTTGATGTTTGCAGACTTCACCTGAGGGAATGAAGGACTTCCtgggtttgtttttaaatgccaGAAGTAAATACTTTTCTCAATGAATGTcctcaaataatcaaataaatcataaatcattGAAATAATTGGAGATGTCAGCCCCCATCGTTTGTCTTCTATATCcaactcttcctcttctcttctgaGTTAGAACATTGTTGTATTGTCTTTAACTCTTTGTGGATTGTGAAACAGTTTGATTTATATGTGAAGGCTGCCCTAAAAAGAGCTTTTCTTACTTGCCGACTCCACTAAAGgcaaaaaaattgtcattttttcTCCATTCTAGGTTAAAATGTAAGAAACGCTGTGCGACAGATGTAGGTTAGTGTGCCACTGCATTAAACTTGTGACTGGTTATGTGATCGTGACCTACTTGTGGGAAGGCTGTCTTGTGTGGCCTATTACCCGATGGGTGCCTGCTGGAAAACCCAGGAGGAGAGCTCATACAATacatcaacaaataaacaaattatcttCCATTCTTTGCACAAGCTCTGAGGTTTCAGACGTCATCAGGCGTCCCGACAGTCAGATTTGACATTTTCAGACAGACATGTGCATGAGTAATACAACAATAAGCTGAAAGCAGTccgaatttttttttattgcacttgCAAATGGTCTTCGCAATTAATGAAAGTTGAGGGAAAACATTAGCATGACAAAGTAGAGCAACATATTCAGATTGTTGTCACTCCCAGATTTCATGCAACATGTTGTTTTACTCAaattctctgcttctctttcaCAGCATCCGACAGTCATCGTCTCTttgctgtgaatgtgtgtcttttttcccttgtgtgtgtctgtgtgtatctgtttgACCAGGAATGAGGTTACTAGCTTAGCGACTGTGTTGTGTTGCTGtccatgctgtgtgtgtgtcttctgacCAATGTAGGGCAGAGGAGTTATATAAGGCCTGATGCATGACTAGGCAGCTGGCCAACACAATCAAACAGGCATGAACATTAAGAGAAGCGGTCAAAACACGGACACAAACAAGGAGGAAGCTCACACTGATGCTCACGCGTGTTCACATGAGCACGCTCCTCATATGTATTCATGTACTTTATGTGCTCGTGCGCAAATGCAAAAGTTTTGATCAATGCACGTGGACATACATGTTTATCCGCTTCACGTTAGGCTGCACACATACCCGTATAACAGCTGATAGCATGTCAGCCAGAATGATTTGGTGGTGTTATGTAAATGCTTGTTGCCACTGAGAGTGGAAAGACTGAAGAACGATATCTGGACTAACTCTGGACGATAATGTGactcagagaaagagagaacatGTATCTTTATTCTCTAATGGGGTTTGCATCATGTTGGGTGGACTTAAGAAGGTCTTTCCCTATGATTTAAAGGGCAAGACACATGTTAATGAAGATTTTGTCCAAGCCTGTCTTTGTTGGCTTCTCCACTGTCTCCCAAATGCCTGTCACATCAACAACTCCATCTGATTGCATTTGATGACAAAGGGCGATGCTGTCCATTCTTGTGTCACATGTCTGGTTATCACAGTCCAGATAGGCCAGGATACAGATCAGTGAAATAATGGATCattaatgtggaaaatactAAAGACATTGCTTGCAGCAACATTGATCTGTCTGTGCCATTTAAGCAGGAGACACAGCGCAACTGCATTATTTACATCTACACACAAAAAGGTGACCCTGGAGATAAAAGTTTGGAGTAAAATTTTTAGTCTACTTTTAAAACCCTAATAGTAGACTAAAGTCTGTAATTGGGCGTAAGTCTgtaaattaattattgattaacTAGAAGCTCATCTACTGCATCTTCCTGTCTTGACCTCTCCTCTTTATATCTACAATTTGCAAGAGTCAATCATCAGTATTAGAAATGCTAAAGCCCCTTTCAACTACAAATTAGCCAATTATGTCTGTGGTAATTACTTAAACCATAACTTCATCTACTGATGACGAGCGGCGTCACATTTCAgggattattttaaaatgtcccTAGTATTTAGGTTGTATAGAAGACCTGTCGTTTGTATGTTATCATTTATCATGTACATGTTGGTAAATATGTTCTTGTTCTTTATTGGATCTAAATCTTTTATTGGAAACGACAATTCAGGAGCGGTAGGTCTACAGACTGTCTGACCTCAAACACTCCGTTATGAAACTCCCATTCATCTCCCCCGGTCTAGTTGGTTTGAAATGAGCCACGTGCCTGAAGCATGAATGACCTTGGCGCCCAGCTCAGCTCGTCTGCATGCGGATTGAGAGCAAACAGAGCTTTGTCTGCTAGCGAGCTGCCGTCAAGTTTACCGATCAGGCTAACGGGGTCAGATGAGAGGGAGCAGAAAAGAGCAGAACATCGCCTGTCTGCTCGGGTGGTAGATCGCCTGTGATCCTGCCGGGTTCTGCTAATGCTCAGGACTGCATGTGCAGACACGCGTCTGAAAGTGTGACCTGTGGCAGAACTGTAACTGTAGAAGCAGAGGTGGTGTAGAGATATCACAGCCGTAAAAGACGCCGCTACGTGTTAAAATTTCAGTTCTCGGCTCATTGAGAAAAGAGAAAGCTGAGATGTTATATCTACAGGATTCTTCACTGTAAAAACATCCTCTGTCAGAGTTGTCCTGAACATAGGGGAACATGTCAAGGTTCACGTTGAATCTCTGTACCAATCcaatgtgattttaaattctGACTGTTGTTTTTCGCATCAGTGAACCATACTGTTTGGGTAAAACCATTACAGTGCCACCGGAAGGAAATTGGAATATTCAGGGAGACAAACAGAGAATATTGATTCCTTCATTAAAGCTAAAAATACAACTGACTGTTCTCACCGGGTGGTTGTATGTGTCATGAAGCCCAGACGGTGTGGTAGTTATCGCTGCGTATTTTTAACCCTGCAGAGTGAGGTCATGGCCTTCTGTTGGCAAAGTGTTCCTGCTGTGATGTCAAATAACTGAGCTCCAGAAATTAAACTGTGGAGACGTAGATGCAGCAAATCAAATGACACAAGAGTAAATAGAGTGATTGATGTGTTCGCTTCCCTCTGCAGGTTTCTTCTCCAGTGTCTGGAGGATCTGGATGCCAACCTCCGCAAGCTCAACTCTCGCCTTTTTGTCATCAGAGGCCAACCAGCCAACGTGTTCCCACGGCTCTTCAAGGTGAGTCGGGACAGGAAGTTCACAGCAGTTAAAGGTCAAAAGTCTATCCTGGACTTGTTTCTTAGTCCACAAAGCCTTTCTTTCAACATTGGATGAACATCTTCAGCTGAATGCTTTTAGCTCCCATTTCTGCATGTGAACTTTAAAACGTTCTGATTGGATTTGGAGAGGCTAAagagtctttctctctctgtgcagGAGTGGAAGATCTCTCGCCTGACCTTTGAGTACGACTCGGAGCCTTTTGGGAAGGAGCGAGATGCTGCCATCAAAAAGTTGGCCATGGAGGCAGGGGTGGAGGTTATCGTCAAGATATCACACACCCTCTACGACCTGGACAAGTGAGTTCAATGCAAACGGAGAGCTTTTTGAGGGGTTTTTTGTGCAAACTCAATGAATTTAGATTAAATTCTGTCTCCTGTTCCCCAGGATTATCGAGCTGAACGGCGGACAACCTCCTCTCACCTACAAGCGTTTCCAGACCCTGATCAGTCGACTGGATCCTCCTGAGATGCCTGTGGAGACACTATCAGACAGCCTGATGGGGCGCTGCGTAACCCCCGTTTCTGATGACCACGGCGACAAGTACGGGGTCCCAtccctggaggagctgggtgAGAAACCAAGCACacctgtaaacacaaacattctTGGAACCAGGTGCCAAAACCAGAAGGAAGGGTTACAACTCGGTAATCAGAGGATGtgttatattaaaaatatacacTCAATCATTTGTTGTTTGGTCAAAACttagacagatttttttcctcatcatgTCTTAGCAAAATCCCTTCCACAGTGAAAATAACCTTAATCCTTTCCTTTTAAAGTTGCATGTTGTCTCAGTCCTTATTGGATCAATCATTTATAGACTTTCTGTCCTGATCTTTGCTTCCTTCACCTGTACAGCTGTTAGATTGGTTAATAGGTGATCTTAGCGGTTAAACCACCGGTGCAGCTGTCTGGTTTCCCCCTGAAAAGGTTCACTCCACATAAGCTGCCTGAATTAGCATGCTAACCCAATTACACTGGTTTCCATTCACAAAAAGCCACTTCATTCATACCATCTGCTACACAGGCTGTCCTGCAGGAAGTCTCTGGCTCACCTGTTCAGAACCACTGTATTAAGAATTCATTATAGAGGTGTGAGCTCACGTTCCTTAAACTGTCTCCCAATGTCAAGACATTCGTGAGGGTTTCCACTTTGTTCCCACCTATGCTGCCGGCTTTGGagtggaataaaaataataagagtGAAGGATGAGTCCAACGACCTAACGGATGTTGTTTTGTATTTCAGGCTTTGACATCGAGGGTCTGCCTACGGCCGTGTGGCCCGGTGGAGAGACCGAGGCACTAACAAGGATAGAGCGCCATCTGGAGAGAAAAGTGAGCACTGCACTACCTCATAGGAAGTGAAAACCAAACCTAAATGAAGTCTGAAAAGTTGTCCTGTATCACATCCCCTCTTTATTTCTCTCGATCTTCCAGGCGTGGGTGGCCAACTTTGAGCGTCCCAGAATGAACGCCAACTCGCTGTTGGCCAGCCCGACAGGCCTCAGCCCGTACTTGCGTTTCGGGTGCCTCTCCTGTCGCCTGTTCTACTTCAAGCTCACCGACCTCTACCGCAAGGTCAGCCAGCAGCATGTCCAGTGTAGCTGGTCTCATCTGCCTCTACAGAGAGTTCAAACAAGAAGACATTAAATTTCATGAGATTCCATTCTGTTAACCTGCTTCCGTTGGTGTCGTCTTTATTTTCACGTAGGTGAAGAAGAACAGCTCTCCTCCGCTCTCTCTGTATGGCCAGTTATTGTGGCGGGAGTTCTTCTACACGGCGGCGACAAACAACCCACGCTTTGACAAGATGGAAGGCAACCCCATCTGCGTCCGCATCCCCTGGGACAAAAATCAGGAAGCGCTCGCTAAGTGGGCCGAAGCCAAGACTGGTTTCCCCTGGATAGACGCCATCATGACTCAGCTGAGACAGGAGGGCTGGATTCATCACCTGGCCCGGCACGCTGTCGCCTGTTTCCTCACCAGGGGGGACCTGTGGATCAGCTGGGAGGAAGGGATGAAGGTGAGGGTCTTTCTTGCCATTTGGAGGAACGCGCACCAGAACATACGCAAGCAGATGTTTTCGTATTTTGAACTCCTGTAATGAGTGATATATTAAGATCCCGCGTCCGATTAAGACTCATTTACGTTTACGTGAAGTCGCTATTTATCTGATGACCTTGATGACCTTTCTAAATCCCTTGCAGGTCTTTGAGGAGTTGCTCCTAGATGCAGACTGGAGCGTGAATGCAGGCAGCTGGATGTGGCTGTCCTGCAGTTCATTTTTCCAGCAGTTTTTCCATTGCTACTGCCCCGTGGGCTTCGGCAGGCGTACCGACCCCAACGGGGACTTCATCAGGTGGGTACCTTTCCTGGCATCGCCTCCTTGGTGCCAACTGCTGACCCCGCACCTGGATGGAGCccttcctccctctgtctctctgggctgcaaacacacacacacacacacacacacacacacacacacacatagaaagacacacaaacagacatctAGACATTTAGGAAGTAATGAAGCAACCATTTCCTAATagatatttacacacacacacacacacacacacacacacacacacacacacactcacacaaagtTTGCTTTAGCAGACCAAAGCATTGAGAGATGGAGGGATTGGGGGGTCTCCCATCCAGATTTCTGGGTAAGTGACTGAAGGAGGAACCTTCTATGCTCTCACTCTTTGCCCATCagtccattttcttttctgttaaaCTTCAGCACTTTAGTGTTTTAAAATCAGGCATGTCTTTGTAATCATGTCGGTGTTCACAGTGATCTCTTGCGTACCTTTTtaattgtgtgtgagtgtccgTTTGGTGATTGTTCATTTAGCTGTCGAGCAGATTATTTAAAAGAGAAGGCGTAGATGAACTCTTCTTTCTGTGGATgtggttctgtgtttgtgtcttggctcatttatttttgggagATCAGGGGAAGGTTCAGCTATCCCTCTCCTCGTAGATTGTAGCTGATTGCTTTTAAGGTGATTGGCCGTTCTCAAggccccctcccccacccaggTGCAGCCGGGCCGCTGGCCGGCGCTGCCTTGGATGGAAGTCTGAGACCGAGTTGGTCGCTTGTTTTCACTGGCTTGTGCGACCCTAGAGGGACGGATCTTTGCTCGCGCCCCAGCAGCACCCTCTGGGCTGGTTTGTGACTCGGTAGCGTCTCGTTTCGTCAAAAGGGATTCTGACCGCTTGTTAGGGAAATGCAAACGCTTGGTCTGCATTCGTTAGGTAGGGGACTATGAAGCATTCCCCAGAGGGTACCGAGGAGAGGCGGTGGGTACTCGATTCCTTTGCTGTGCCATGCGAGCCCCTCCACTGTCCTAACGCTGGACAAAGCCCCTCATCATGACCCTTTGTGAAATGTTCAGTGGTGCTCTGCTTATGTGAATGCAGCCTTGTCAGTACAGGTGGACCTGGAGCAGCGGCCGGTTAGTTGAGGCCCTCAGAAACACCCCAACACTGTTTAAAGTCAACAACACCAACATCTAAGAGAAGTTTCTCAGACACAAACCGGCCTCcacacaaaacagaaagagTTACACCAGGGGTCtccaaacattttccttttagGGCCACATAACTTCTCCCTTCTTTGATGGGGGGGCCAaggtcagtttgtaacagaaaaactctGACAATCACAGGGGTGCCgaaatttaaacattcattGACTGTCAggaagccacacacacataaaaaaagacattaaatatttaacactATTAATGAATAAGATAATAACCAGGGTGTTTTTCTGATACTGTTAAGGGCACATGCCAAATGTGGAAGTGGGCCGTAGTTTGGGGACTGCTGATTTACACAAATGCGCAACAAGCAGCAGCACaatctgtaacacacacacacacacacgccgccCGCTGTCCTCTGCAGGGCCACCTGTTACCGGCAAGTCGAGGTTCTTCCTGGCAAAAAGGTTGTCGTTCCTTTTGATGAAATGAGGGGGCCCCCTAGTGGACCGGCCCAGAGTATGGCGCTGTGGTTATGGGAGGGGACAGTCAGTCAGACCACTTAAAAGACAACCGCCACAGTCTAAGGGACAGGGGGAGCAGGCTTGAGCTCTTTTCACTGTCCACAACTGTCTGATCATGGGGATTGAGGTGGGGTGAAggttggagggggtggggggtggggcggcTGGAGCTGTGAGGTATAATGGAAGACTTCTGTCATCCTCTAGTGGGTATTTAGACACTTCTATCTGGACTCTGGAGGAGACGTGGAGGCCTAGCAGCCTAAAGGGAAATCAGattaaacactgaaataaaCGGATCTCGATGGCAGAACTGTTCCACTATACACCTGCTCCGGtcagggtggggtgggtgggggtcaACACACTCTGCTTTCTAACAGCGTGTTACAGTAGACGTCTCCTAGCCTCATCGACCCCATTGGCGGCAGGGTGGTCTCCGTTGCAAGCGGAGCGCCGCCGTCCTTTGTGTGCGTGTCACCATGACCCGCACCTCCccctgcgccccccccccccactgctctCTCTGCCCCTCAGCGCTGCACAGTGCCACTTCCCACAGTTCCACTtgcccccccacgccccccccccactcctccgtCCTGTCCGCCTCCCCTCCTCGGACCCGGTAAGGTCGGACCAAGTGCAGTAGGTAGGTGGCCTCTCTTTTTGATGTCACGtggagctgaaaggaaaagacaccACGTCAGCAGGTTGGAATGGTACTGTGAGACTCGTCTATCTTCTTGTTTTACTGGCTGCACCTCTTGGAGGACCAGTCTTTGTTTGCGGTGTAACCAATGTCACACCAGCTGACAGTAAATGTCGTCCGGGACCACAGCCTCTCGTTGTTCTACCACGTTGTGAGCTACAGTGCTCCTGGCGCACTGTGATGGTAACTCCCTGCAGTGCCAGATCAGATCCTGAAGCCCCTACAGTGACTTGTACTCATACTCTCATGTACTGTAGCCATACTGTGCAGTGTTGTGGTTGTTCATAGCTTTCATTTTGTAGCAGCTATTTTTCATAACACTTGTAAGCATGAAGTGCTGAAGACCAGCATGCCTTTATCAGTAAAGTTAAAACTCAAATGTTTCATATGACACAATGAATCTAACATGTGGAGCAAAGCACTAAACCTTTAACAAACTAACACAAAAGAAGTAAAACTAGCTACTTTTGAATGTTATAGAAGAATAATTGACATCCCTGATCCACTCTGAATCTGTCCTTGTCCTTTTGACACAAGCTGGCAAATCTAATGTCTCCCTGTGCTTCCAGACGATATTTACCTATCCTCCGAGGTTTCCCCGCTAAGTTCATCTATGACCCGTGGAACGCTCCAGAGTCCGTGCAGGCAGCGTCCAAGTGCATCATCGGCGTCCATTACCCAAAGCCCATGGTGCACCACGCAGAGTCCAGCCGTCTAAACATCGAGAGGATGAAACAGATCTACCAGCAGCTGAGCCGATACAGAGGATTAGGTATGATTAGTAAAGTCCAGTATGGATGAGTTAGCATCAGAGATAATgacttgttttgtgtttttactagCGTTAGCGTTCACCCAGCCAACAACTGAGAGAAATTACATTTAACGTTTTACTACATTTGGCTGTATTAGTCATGTTGACAAAATCTGTGTCCTTCAGGCCTTCTTGCATCGGTGCCATCCACCAATGGGAATGGGAATGGAGGAATGATGGCCTACTCTCCGGGAGAACAGCAGCCAGGGACCAACAACAACTCACATTGTAAGTTTCTGATGAACGTTTCCTTCAGAAAAACATGGTGGTGGAACTTCTTCTCTATCGGCTTACCTCTGCTGTGGCGTTCGTTTCAGTGCCTGGAATGTCGGGAAGCTCTGTTGCTGCCAGTAACGGTAGTGGCAGCATCCTTCTCAACTTCGACACCGAAGAACATACCAGGTCGAGCAGTTGTGGACAGCAGCAACGACTGCCGTTGCTCCCACCaacacagcaacaacaacaacaacaacaacaacaacaacaacaacagcagcagcatggtGGGTGGAGTCTGGCAGTAGGCTTTTAAGACAGGCATCGACAACCACATGTAGCTGTTTGGAAAAGTTGATGCTGGGGATCAGTGGGTATTTTACTGTTTCAGATGGTTTAGCttagtgagagaagaggatgtcagaagacagggttagatggaggcaactgattcgctgtggcgacagaaaagccgaaagaaaaagaagatggtgttagcttagctttttACTTACGTTAGCAAACAAGCAGTGATTGAATGTGTCTGGATATTTCTCATCAACATTTGGATTCCATTCCAGGTTAATCTTTGTCTTCAAGCACTGATTGGTGAAGTAAAGTGTTGAAAAAAGGCGTGTTCCCCATCACAACTGAATTCAAGTTCT is a genomic window of Antennarius striatus isolate MH-2024 chromosome 2, ASM4005453v1, whole genome shotgun sequence containing:
- the LOC137604019 gene encoding cryptochrome-1-like isoform X4, whose amino-acid sequence is MAPNSIHWFRKGLRLHDNPSLREAVQGAGTVRCVYFLDPWFAGSSNVGVNRWRFLLQCLEDLDANLRKLNSRLFVIRGQPANVFPRLFKEWKISRLTFEYDSEPFGKERDAAIKKLAMEAGVEVIVKISHTLYDLDKIIELNGGQPPLTYKRFQTLISRLDPPEMPVETLSDSLMGRCVTPVSDDHGDKYGVPSLEELGFDIEGLPTAVWPGGETEALTRIERHLERKAWVANFERPRMNANSLLASPTGLSPYLRFGCLSCRLFYFKLTDLYRKVKKNSSPPLSLYGQLLWREFFYTAATNNPRFDKMEGNPICVRIPWDKNQEALAKWAEAKTGFPWIDAIMTQLRQEGWIHHLARHAVACFLTRGDLWISWEEGMKVFEELLLDADWSVNAGSWMWLSCSSFFQQFFHCYCPVGFGRRTDPNGDFIRRYLPILRGFPAKFIYDPWNAPESVQAASKCIIGVHYPKPMVHHAESSRLNIERMKQIYQQLSRYRGLGLLASVPSTNGNGNGGMMAYSPGEQQPGTNNNSHLPGMSGSSVAASNGSGSILLNFDTEEHTRSSSCGQQQRLPLLPPTQQQQQQQQQQQQQQQQHGYHSVQDTSPNITSSLLYHKFAVPQHPGLLLHNRSITGKRERESERDSSMEKDMASCSVSKMQRQSAETS
- the LOC137604019 gene encoding cryptochrome-1-like isoform X1, whose amino-acid sequence is MAPNSIHWFRKGLRLHDNPSLREAVQGAGTVRCVYFLDPWFAGSSNVGVNRWRFLLQCLEDLDANLRKLNSRLFVIRGQPANVFPRLFKEWKISRLTFEYDSEPFGKERDAAIKKLAMEAGVEVIVKISHTLYDLDKIIELNGGQPPLTYKRFQTLISRLDPPEMPVETLSDSLMGRCVTPVSDDHGDKYGVPSLEELGFDIEGLPTAVWPGGETEALTRIERHLERKAWVANFERPRMNANSLLASPTGLSPYLRFGCLSCRLFYFKLTDLYRKVKKNSSPPLSLYGQLLWREFFYTAATNNPRFDKMEGNPICVRIPWDKNQEALAKWAEAKTGFPWIDAIMTQLRQEGWIHHLARHAVACFLTRGDLWISWEEGMKVFEELLLDADWSVNAGSWMWLSCSSFFQQFFHCYCPVGFGRRTDPNGDFIRRYLPILRGFPAKFIYDPWNAPESVQAASKCIIGVHYPKPMVHHAESSRLNIERMKQIYQQLSRYRGLGLLASVPSTNGNGNGGMMAYSPGEQQPGTNNNSHLPGMSGSSVAASNGSGSILLNFDTEEHTRSSSCGQQQRLPLLPPTQQQQQQQQQQQQQQQQHGYHSVQDTSPNITSSLLYHKFAVPQHPGRKQEVAAADTHPRTPPTQQKHHRKEGTRVGTGQLDGERHGVLLCEQDAEAECRADLLDQTGLRPSGSNIRVAIFPGGVRENPTRSPSPQLQM
- the LOC137604019 gene encoding cryptochrome-1-like isoform X2, yielding MAPNSIHWFRKGLRLHDNPSLREAVQGAGTVRCVYFLDPWFAGSSNVGVNRWRFLLQCLEDLDANLRKLNSRLFVIRGQPANVFPRLFKEWKISRLTFEYDSEPFGKERDAAIKKLAMEAGVEVIVKISHTLYDLDKIIELNGGQPPLTYKRFQTLISRLDPPEMPVETLSDSLMGRCVTPVSDDHGDKYGVPSLEELGFDIEGLPTAVWPGGETEALTRIERHLERKAWVANFERPRMNANSLLASPTGLSPYLRFGCLSCRLFYFKLTDLYRKVKKNSSPPLSLYGQLLWREFFYTAATNNPRFDKMEGNPICVRIPWDKNQEALAKWAEAKTGFPWIDAIMTQLRQEGWIHHLARHAVACFLTRGDLWISWEEGMKVFEELLLDADWSVNAGSWMWLSCSSFFQQFFHCYCPVGFGRRTDPNGDFIRRYLPILRGFPAKFIYDPWNAPESVQAASKCIIGVHYPKPMVHHAESSRLNIERMKQIYQQLSRYRGLGLLASVPSTNGNGNGGMMAYSPGEQQPGTNNNSHLPGMSGSSVAASNGSGSILLNFDTEEHTRSSSCGQQQRLPLLPPTQQQQQQQQQQQQQQQQHGYHSVQDTSPNITSSLLYHKFAVPQHPGRKQEVAAADTHPRTPPTQQKHHRKEGTRVGTGQLDGERHGVLLCEQDAEAECRDLLDQTGLRPSGSNIRVAIFPGGVRENPTRSPSPQLQM